In a genomic window of Rhinolophus ferrumequinum isolate MPI-CBG mRhiFer1 chromosome 2, mRhiFer1_v1.p, whole genome shotgun sequence:
- the LOC117033014 gene encoding keratin-associated protein 21-1-like, protein MCCNYYGNSCGGCRYSGGYGSGCGHGCGYGCGYGCGYGSRYGCGYGCGYGCGYGSGCGHGCGYGCGYGCGYGSRYGCGYGCGYGSGCCGYRPFCYRRCYSSCC, encoded by the coding sequence ATGTGTTGCAACTACTATGGAAATTCCTGTGGGGGCTGTAGATACAGCGGTGGATACGGCTCTGGCTGTGGACATGGCTGTGGCTATGGGTGTGGGTATGGCTGTGGCTATGGCTCCCGCTATGGCTGTGGCTATGGATGTGGGTATGGCTGTGGCTATGGCTCTGGCTGTGGACATGGCTGTGGCTATGGGTGTGGGTATGGCTGTGGCTATGGCTCCCGCTATGGCTGTGGCTATGGCTGTGGCTATGGCTCTGGCTGCTGTGGCTACCGGCCATTTTGTTATAGAAGATGTTATTCCTCGTGCTGCTAA